GTAGTTACCTTCATACCGCATGAAGCCTTTATACAAGCAGTGCCTGTGTCCCTCACTTAGTGACAGGGAGAGAGTGTGTGGACCTTTTTCCTGCTTTGGTCTCTTGACCTGGTGTATGTCCCCTGTGAAGAGAGGCTTTGTTGCCCTCAGACAGCTCATAGCCTTTAACACACGCCTCCATTATGGTATCTGTGTCTGTGATTTTCCATTTGGAAAATTGTGAGCGTCTAACCTCACATCCAAAGACTTTctaagaggagggagagagagagtaccCATTATAAGCCTAATGATACAGTGGCCTACTGTGGCTGCACTGTTGTCACCAAGCTTCACAGCCACACACGTGCCAAAGCACACAGGCGAGAGTTAGGCTAATCTTAATGTCTTCCTGTAAAGTGCTAGCACCTGAGCCTTATGCAGTGTACAGTACATACCGTTGCTTTCCGCTTAGCTTAACAAAccacacatttaaaagacattttaaatgtgtctgcTGTGAGAGTTTTTTGATTTTATGCTGAACACAGGTTCTTCTTTGGCGTTTGGCCTGTTGGCTTAGTCGCAGTGTaatctcagcagcagctgtCCTCAACACTGACAGCATGACACGCTGCTCACTTTGCCAGGCGATCTAATCTTCTAATATTCTCACTTTCATTGTAAGTGGATGCTCCTCGCATCTAATGTAGATGTGACCATTTATAAAAATCTACAATGCCAATAATGCCACGACTTCCCgttataaacataaaaatgtcacaCCTAACATTCGCTTATGAGGTAAGTACCATGAGGGTATGATGAGTTCATAACCTTCATCGCATTAGTCATTTTCAACACCATACTCACCTACAGTGGGATTTAAAATCCTGCATATGACTGTGGGCTACACACCCAGGGCCCACTGCAGAGTTTAAGCTGTGCCATGTGGCTTGTCTTGGTGAAGGAGAGCTTGAGTGACAACTGGGTTCAGTGTTTGCTGCTGGCTCACTTTCCCCTCACTCTATCACTCTTAGCACACCAGCTTTCAAGGGCTGAAAGAAAAGGTCTGATCCAGTGGACTCGAAAGCACCGAGCATCTGGCAAAAGCCACATGTTGTTCCTCCACATCCTTGGGgccagcagagctgctgtgtagCGGCCAGACGAAGAAAACAAGGTGCACACTGTGATCTGATTGAAGGAGGTGGTTCAGGTTACCCTTTTGGTGTGTTTCCAGAAAGAACTGTGCTGTGAAGAGGAGAAGAGTGAAGCAGGAGAGAATGGAagtttactgtacataaaataaCAAGGTTTTATTGAGATTTTATTGTTAATCAGTGGAGATCCGTGACTCTAagtcccccctccccccctcagAAGCTAGAAGGTGCCCCAGGGTTTTTTTGTGATTTCATGCAGAGACGTTATGTTCCAGACTATGCAACTATGATTATATCCAAGTAAATTGTGTTAAATTTGGACCATTTCCCCCATTTTTAATATCtaaacaagaacattttcactCTTTGGTAACTTAATTTGGCACACAGCCTGACACGCCACAGACCAGATTCACTAACAGTTTCTACTCAGCAACTATGACAATGGTTGCAAAGTACATAAAGACTGGTGTGAAGTACTCGGATCCCACTTTGACTGTTACAGAAACTAATATCTATCATACTCAGCACACAGTAAATACCTGGACCACTGCTTTCACAATGTACAATGACATGTAATAATGACTATAAAGAACCTGCTTGGAAAAGTGGTGAAATGTttccaaccaagaagaaagTCCAGTTGACGTTATTCAACCTTTAGATAACCAAATGTGGGTGATGATAAACCTTCACCAGAAATGCAATAACCTGTTGTCAATCCTTATAGAGGCCTATTGCTCTGCCTTTTACAACAATGTCTACTAGTTATTTGATGTTGTCTGCTGTTGTGccaatccatccattatcttaattgcttattctgttcagggtcacagggggctggagcctttccAAGTGATCAATGGCAAGAGGCCTGGCaaatcctggacaggtctccagtctatctcaaggccaacacagagacacaaacacagacaagacaGCAATATGGGCAGTTTACAGTAGGGTCACcaaataacctaacatgcacgtctttggactgtggggaaaaaagcagagTATCCGGAGGAgaacacaaaatgcaaatactGCAGATGAtgcagtttgcagtttagtAAAGCATTCAGCATTGGTGCATGCTTGGACACTGCTGAGGGCCTTAAGTTGtcttaattaatttaaactaatgaaaacccctcCAAACATAATTTCCATTTGGGGTCCATAGCTGACCAGACATTTCCGTTGGCTGGGATTTCTACCTACAATCTCTATGTGCTTAGAAACAGATAGGATTACACCTGCAATCATTTGGCCGGTGACTGGTGAGGTATTAGTGTTCGTGTCTAAGCGGGATTGAAAATAACTGGTCATCCCTGCTGGCGTAGCACAGTTGTGTCAGAAAGACGAGCACAGCGGCACAGCAAGGACGGCAAGGATTCATGCTTTGGCATCGAAACTCAGGCCATGGAAATAACCCTGAAAAGTTTTCCTCTGAAGGTGGTGAATATTCCGTGGAGGAATAATAATCTCAGTACTCTGCGTACAGAACCTCCTCTGTCCGAACATGGAGAGACCATTATTGGTATCTACCTGTTAGTGCTGGGTAAGTCAATCCTCATGCTTTACACTGGAATAGAAATACATTattctgtttaatgtttgtgttaaaattgtgATAGAGATCAGGAACTAGTATTAGTACAATGAAACACTTTTATTGTActctgttctgttctgcatTAGTatgcactgtactgtactgttttaCACTTCTTGACCCACCTCCTCATGTCTCCTCTATTGACCCATTTTCTGCTACCATCTACTGTCTCAGCTTTATTTCACTCTGCTGCTTCATGTACAACACTACACTACTCCTGCTTAAACAATGCTATGAAATGCTTTACTGTGGTACATTCTCCTATACGATACTCCACTTTAATTCTACCTTGACTTTGCTCTACTATCCACTACACTACTATATATTCACTGAATTCTCTCTGCAGGATGGATGTCCTGGTTTGGAAACAGTTTAGTGATGTTTGTCCTGTACAAACAGCGGGCCTCGCTTCAGCCAACAGATTTCCTCACTTTAAGTCTTGCCATCTCTGATGCCAGCATCTCAATATTTGGCTACTCCAGAGGGATATTAGAAATATTCAATATATTTAAGGATGATGGGTATTTGATCACCTGGATCTGGACCTGCCAGGTAATCACCACACTATAAATCCTTAGATAGAAAAACATACTTGAGGTTTGTATGCCTATGCTCTCTTTGCCCAATCCCAGTAGTGAAGTacattaaaataatctaaaaaaagCCTTACAGTAAAGtaagtgtgcatgtgagtgtgtgtgtatttgcaagGGATTATGCTAGTAGCCATGAGGCCTGGTAGTTAAAACTGTAATAAGATTACCACAGTGGAGGCCTTTATACGAGGGAACTCTTTGGGCAGTGTGGCACCTGTCAACAACTAAACAGGGAACAAATAAACGCAGCAGGAAGCACATTTGTTGCataatgtgatgtttgtttCAAAGACTGAATTATGACAAGTAATATGTATCAAATGAAAAGATGAGTTGCTGTCTTTGATTCCTAAGATATACCAATGTTTTCTCCTCCCAAAGCCTCAGCTTGAAAGGAAATTTTTGTCATACTTTAGCTTGGAATTCATCCAGGGTATTTTTACTTGCAGGCTTTTGTGAAAACCATGATATCCATGCTGCAGTGAGTGAACTCTCTGAGAAATCAGGAAATCAAACTGTTGTAACCAGAAAGCTTTAGTTCCTAAGAAGCACAAAGCCCACAGTTTCAGTGGTAATGCTGTACATCAAGGTCTGGTGTTCAAAAGCTTCAGTGCAGCCTCTGAGATGATCTCATCTCCCAAACATCCAATCTCAGGTAAAGGAGGTAAAGGTAAAGGAGAAATATTGGGATCGCAGTGCACCCTTTTCATTTCATGTTCCCCGAGAGAGGTGGCTAATAGAGGGAGAATCAGATGTACATCAGGGTAAAGTCAGTAAGATTCACAGAGATAGAGGTGCCGAGGAACTGCAAGGTGAAAGAGACAGGCATGTAGGAGGTATTAGCAGATTAGTGCATGGAGCATGATGGGACATGAAAACATGCATACTGGGCCAGATCCCCGCTTTTTGCACCTTGTGGgacaaaacattattaaatatgaTAGAGCCTTTTAGGGACCCTTTGATATTACATATTACCAAGGCAGGGTACTAggtatttaaaacagaaaacaaacagttgaGAAGTTATGAATTCAAATCATACTGGTCTAGACGTTCTTTAATGAGTGTGAGGGTAAAGAAACGTGATGACTGACAGTAATAAGATTAGGACTAAGGAGGATGAGGAAAGACATCAGTGAGACCTTAACTGATCCATGTCACCTGGAAATGGCACAGCAGGGAGCAGGGTGTCACATAGTTGGAGCCAGACTGAAACAAAGTAGAATAAGTCTCTTTAAGAAGAGATGCGATTAAAAGATTGTCCTCCCATACAATGCACTGACTGATGAAAAGCTTCATGGTTTAATATATTACCGAAGTCTGATGGAAATAAAGGAGTGAGAGCTCTCAAAGCTGTGGTGTTTCTATCGCATAAAgtccaaagcaaaaacaaactcaacaaacaAAGGTTTGGAATAATTAGACAGGCAATGGACACACACCACGAGGCTTTAACAACGACACAAGATGTTTTAAAGATGTGGAATCACGATTCACtagcctctgtctctctctccgtctctatCCAGGTAGATGGTTTCTTCACATTGCTCTTTGGCCTCGCATCCATTAACACCTTGACCGTTATCAGCATCACCAGATACATCAAAGGATGCCACCCAAACAAAGGTCAGATAACTTCTTTAAATTCACGTGAGAGAACATTCAGACCAGCATCTCTGCCTCCCTCCCATTCCAGCAGTTCTTATCTGacagaaaagtgtgtttttctgtgctaaTGAAACCTTCAGCTGCGGAAATAACTACCACTTGCCTCCAGTGATTTCTTGTACATTTTGCCAACATGTCATTAAGTTAATGTAAGGtgactttttctatttttgtgggGTGTAACTGATGCTGAAGAATTTCTTAATTATATGAAATTAGGTGGAGCAACTGCCTCTGTTGTCAGTGtgagtttttactgtttgtggTTTGTCATAAAACACATACTATAGAAAtgtctgttctgtttttttacaattgTGTATAAATCATTAACATATGGAATAGTACACATGGAATATCATTAACTGTACTGTGTGCTAGAGTGCAGTTACATCTATTATGACGAGTTACAAATCTTGATCTAGATACAGAAATTGCTATGTAATTTCTAACAATAATTAAGTGAATCAGGCTGGTACAACATATGGGTAAACGTATGTAGGTGAGTATCAATATAAAGTAATGCAGCCAGTAACCCATAACTACAAACAATCTGTATTTTAAATCCTTATTGGAAGCTGTGCTGCAGTAACTCTTTGTTAAAGCCAAGGATATAAGATACATGATAAATGCTCAGAATTAAAGccgactgattttttttttcttcttcacaaTGCAATGCTTGGTTAACAGAGCTGCTTTTCAGCTGCACATGTTTGCAAAGGCTGTTGATACAAGAAAAGAACTCATTGTTGAATAAATGTCACAATCTTGAGATTCAGAACAAGTCAAGAATGCTTGATCTTTAAGTGcctctccttttttctgtccagtgccatatttaatctttttaaactgcacacaaatgtggattttttttctaaacgcAGCTTACTGTGTCAACATTAACACTATCGCTGTATCACTCATCTGCATTTGGACTGGAGCAATTTTCTGGTCTGTTGCTCCACTGCTGGGATGGGGCAGCTACACAGGTctgtttccacacacacaagaaataaagaaacataagATTTACTATCATCATCTATAATCTGACCTCCGtatcctgtgtgtgtatatttagaTCGAAGTTATGGCACCTGTGAGGTGGACTGGTCCAAAGCCAATTACTCCACCATCTACAAGTCCTACATCATCTCGATCCTCATCTTCTGCTTTTTCATGCCAGTTAAGATCATGCTCTTCTCCTACATCTCCATTATCAACCAAGTGAAAAGTACTAACGCCTTGTCAGCTGACAGCTTCCTCACTGCTCGTCAAAGGAAGTTGGAGAGAGATGTTACAAGGGTAGGCGAGTTGAAGAACAAAGTTTATTTCTAAAGTTTTTTGAAGAGACCAGATTGGAAAAGTAAAACGATACTTTTTAAAGATCCACTTAAAAGTGCCCTCTCAGTAATAAACTCCTCTCATGTGCTGCCACTCCTGACAATTGTTCCCTCGTGTTCCTCTCTAGATTTCCATTGTAATCTGCACAGCTTT
The nucleotide sequence above comes from Channa argus isolate prfri chromosome 1, Channa argus male v1.0, whole genome shotgun sequence. Encoded proteins:
- the LOC137138284 gene encoding opsin-5-like — its product is MEITLKSFPLKVVNIPWRNNNLSTLRTEPPLSEHGETIIGIYLLVLGWMSWFGNSLVMFVLYKQRASLQPTDFLTLSLAISDASISIFGYSRGILEIFNIFKDDGYLITWIWTCQVDGFFTLLFGLASINTLTVISITRYIKGCHPNKAYCVNINTIAVSLICIWTGAIFWSVAPLLGWGSYTDRSYGTCEVDWSKANYSTIYKSYIISILIFCFFMPVKIMLFSYISIINQVKSTNALSADSFLTARQRKLERDVTRISIVICTAFIMAWSPYAVVSMWSAWGFHVPSTTSIITRLFAKSASFYNPFIYFGMSSKFRKDVLLLVPCTREHREVVRLKHFKNIKPKAEAKSQPASLPDQKLEAKYAAAKLSQSNLDSDSGVNSLPETPPSDSEEVFHIDVPSHIETSEYWCDRL